The sequence GTAATACCTCTTGCAAGAGCCCTCTATTATTGgaagaataataaaattagGTATACATAAGAAATTATACTTAGCCACTTCTTATATAGAACATACACTTTAATTACAAATGTAAATATAGTAGCGGATATTGATAAGAAAACGTTCTTAATTAGTGGGTAAtgactttgaaaaaaaaacattatatatatgaatttgaTTGATGATAAAATGAGTGGTAATGAACGAATACACATTAGTGAAtgagtatttaatattttaaaagaagaagcaaattaCAAGGTTTTAGAGTTACCTACTGCAGTTATGTAATTTCAAATGAATGGTAAATAATTATTCAAGATTTTAATATATTGATAAATACAAGACTTCAGTTATTCTGCGAATCgtcaatcaaaattttcaatataaattaatttgggCAAAGGTCAATCATAGTTTAGACAGTTCTgctctattatatatatataataataaaagcaTTTTTACATTGAAAACGATGAAGCTAAAGTAGAAAACACCACACAATTGACAGCCTATGAACCCTAATAATGTTCGGAGCATATGTCAATCGTAAAAGAATGGACCCAATATTATTAGTATTACAATGATAATTCTTATCCATCTTCTCTTTTGATCTGTCTCTTGTCGAATATAGGAAGTAATCACTATAGAGATTTGTCACCTTCTTTAGGCTTATCTTTGTCGTGTCGCTTAGAAGCATCGTGTACCAAGAACATAATAATGGAGAAGCCACATGGTACGAGTACGACCATGGCCCAGAGAAACCATCACGTTTCAAAACTTGGAGATAGGGTGCAACAAAACTTTATGTTTATACGGAAAGATATACGAAAAAgtttatgtttattttcaatCTTGTAGATCACGACTTTGATACGGAAACgtctattttgggaaagtttttttttaatgtggacttattttatagaaaatgacAAATATGAAGCTCCAAAGTAGAtggtttaacaaaaaaaaaattctagttAGAAAGTATTAACTCTAAACCATATTAATATTTGCTTATGTCTCATCACTCAAGTCTCAAGTCTCAAGTGTGTATATATACTCACATAGCCAGAGAGTTTGAGAGCGACTTCACATAGAGGACACTGAACTaactttgaaaacaaaaacaaagctaCTTCCAATGGAGGAAACTACAGTAACTGTCGTCGCGAGCAAGCGTTACGCTCTTGATCCTTACGTCAAGATCATTCAAAGTCGATCAAACGACATCGATGTCTCCTTCTCTTCATACATCAAGCCAGATAACAATAACGAACAACAATAACGAACAACAAAAGCAGCAAGAAGATACTGAGCTAAGCATATTCGAAGCTCGAAGTTACTTTAGCGAAAGCGGAGGAAACGATAGTGATCCAAGATTCTCTTCTGTTTCATCTCCGAAAGTGTCTTCTTTTCCCGTAAGACACACGGCATCGTCTGAAGCTAGCTGGAACAGTCAAACCGGTTTGCTCTCCAACAATAACCGGCAAGGATCGGACCTAGATGGACGTGGAAGCAGCAAGAAAGGATCCAGATGGTTTTTCAGACGCAGGACATGTCCTTGTTCTAGCTCCAAGTCGGTTCAGGTCCAAGAAACCAAACCTAGAATCGCGGAATCAAGAACCGGTTCTGACCGAACCGTCTCTAACCGAATCGCTCATCATAACCACCAGACTATATCTTCGACGGTCCCTTCATTTAGCAGTTTTAGTTTCCCGACTTTGAACAAACCAACACCAACCATAGAAAACCACAAAAGTCCGGTTGAGAACCGCATTGAACCGGCCCTGCATCCGGTTGAACCGGCCCTGCATCCGGTTGAACCGGCCCTGCATCCGGTTAAACCGGTCTTGAGTCTGACGAGTCCTAAGGCAGTTGTTACAGAAGAAGAAGCCGCGAGCGATGCTAGCTCCAGTGCCGTCCCATAATTTGGAGTGGCCTgaagcacaaaaaaaaattgggtggCCTATTACATAAATACCAACAATATATAGTAATACACTAACACCAAATCAGTACAAAAGTGTAAAAAGTAAACAAAtggttaaaataaaaattatattggaCAAAAGGAGGATCGAACTATGGTATCCTAACTCAATTCAAACTTGTTAACGATTTGACCTAACTAATATTTGGTGATGTGTGaccttaatatttttaatatatattgtgGCCTAAAGCATATGCTTTACTTGCCTTATGGCAGGGACGTGCCTGGCTAGCTCCGACCTCTTCGAGATAGAGAGCTTCTCTACTCAACACGTAGCTCGTCCGTGTGCCCCACACGCAGCTGATCTCGTCAGGAACACGATAGACACTGCGACTGAGAATGGTTACGAGCCGAGCGAAGCAAGTGTTACGTGGAGCGTTACAACAGCCGAGACAAAGGCGAATAACTTCTCAAGAATCAGTTTGTCACAGTCGCCGCTAGCGTTTAGCGTTTGCGATAAGAGGAAAACGATGTGCTTACTAGGCTGTCGTTGTGAGAAAGCGGTTATAGTTAGTGGCGATAAGCGTTTGGTTCAGCCGCTTAAGAGCGTTAGGTTTGAGGATAGCGTCGCTCAAAAGGTGTTGTGCAACATGCCAACAATGGCAGTTCTAAACTAAGCTTAAGTCTTCGTTCTTGATTTAGAACCCGTTTTGCTCAATTATATTGGTTTGTGTACTTCTCTTGTAAACGTtgctctgatttttttttaacatgtgTATTCATGCATGTTTATGAAATAAACAATAGCAATGTTAGTAAAATATGAATTAATGggatttttatcaaataattaatgGGTTTATGCAATTATGCTTGTAAGTGATCGAAGAAGATGTAGCTAAAATCATACGTGGTTCGTCTCAAGAAGACTTTACCGTTGCGTGCACGACGCAGTTAAGTGGTATGGTCGGTCCTTTAGGATTAAGCCAAGATAGGTTGGTCAATTGTCAGTTTATTTTTCAACTATTATCTACGTTATACATTAATCAGATAACATACAATATAtctaaatataaaacataacttGTTTCTTGCCTTGGATAACTAGATGGTTTGGGTATAAATCTTTGAGAAAAcgacctctttttttttctttcaatttcgATATAGTTCCAAGTTAACTAACATCCTTAGAGTTCACTCAACTTTTAGTATAAATGTTTAAACTCCTACCACTAGTAGATTACTTATGAGTTATGACCATCTCAAAAGTTTGGTTTATGGTACAGATTATTGCTTTAAAGcaaacaacaaattaatatactaTCTAGCTTGACCTTCACTTCAAGAAACCTCAATCGTAAATACACATATTAGCTCCAACGGAACAACACTTCAAATGAAAAGCtaataaacaacaaaaaaatattttgtttgccTATAAAGTTGTTTTAAACCCTAAAGAATTCATATAGCTAGAGACTCATGGATCCACAAGGAGCTGTCAAGAGAAGACTAGCCGTTCTCGTCGGCTGCAACTATCCTAACACAAAGAACGAGCTTCACGGCTGCGTCAACGATGTTTTAGCCATGAAAGAAACTCTTTTAACCCGTTTCGGATTcaaacaagaagacatggaggtGCTAACGGATGAGCCTGACTCAAAGCTAAAGCCTACCGGAGCCAACATCAAGGCTGCTTTACGTAGGATGGTGGATAAAGCTCAAACCGGGTCTGAAAACGTCTTGTTTTTCCACTATAGTGGCCATGGAACTCGGATTCCTTCGGTTAAACCTGCTCGTCCTTTTAAAAAGGACGAAGCTATAGTCCCTTGTGATTTCAATCTCATCACAGATGTTGACTTCAGAGAACTGGTCAATCAACTACCTGAGGGAACGAGCTTTACCATGATCTCAGATTCTTGCCATAGTGGTGGCCTCATTGACAAGGAGAAAGAACAAATCGGACCCTTCTCTGGAGTTAGATCTCCGGCCATAGAGACAACGGCGACAACGATAACATCACGTGCCTTACCCTACAAGGAAGTCCTCGACCACTTGAGTTCTCTCACCGGAATCTCAACTTCAGACGTCGGTACACACCTACTCGAGCTCTTTGGTGGCGACGCTGGTCTAAAGTTCCGGCTACCAGCTATGGACTTGATGTATCTTTTGGAGAATATGAAGGCGCGTGAAAAGCACGTTGACTCCGGGATACTGTTGAGCGGGTGTCAGGCGGATGAAACATCTGCTGACGTCGTAAGTGGCGGTGGGAAGGCGTATGGAGCGTTTAGCAACGCGATTCAGACGGTGCTGAAGGAAAACGGAGGTGTCTTGAGGAACAAGGAACTAGTGATCATGGCTAGAGAAGTGCTTGAGAGACTAGGGTTTCAGCAACACCCTTGTCTTTACTGCAGCGACCAGAACGCGGACGCAACGTTCCTGTCTCAACCTTGATGCGATTATGTTTAATGAATTAAAGCGTTGTCGTTGTGTTTCTTTTATTTGTTCTTTCGCGTTTGGATGTGTATTTCCACTCTTTCATGGTGTGTGTTCCATAATTAAAAGAAAGAATAAATTGTTATGATTTATAGAGTGACCAACGCATGTATAGTATTGGTGGATTTCTTTATTTACAAAcacatgttttctttttgacgAACACATGTTCTTATTGATATTAACAAGACCTGAGCTAGAAAAAGTAAATAAGTATAATTACAGTCATGCTTTCTTAAAAACATTTATGAGTATAGtatataccaaaaaaaatttaaataatctgACCTAGTAAGAAAGAAACACATTTAGACCTTTTTTACTAACTAAAATCGAAAAAGCACACAAAAATGAGCTGCCCGCACATCCATAAAGCCGGGACTGACATTGATAGAGTATCGTTTAAATATGCTTACCTTCATTTCAATTAATCCCATTGCTCCCCCTCTATATATACGATGATTATTGGTAATTGAATTCTcgtgaattttgaaaattttaaaattccatTATTATTgattattggtttaaaatattttaaaatccattgttattcaaaaagtttagttatTATTAATTCTCAAATTCTAACAAAATTTAGTGTTATGGGGAGATAAATTCTATTCATTTTTACTCATAAGACtcaattttcaaaatatcatatgCAATCTtgtgattttcaaaattcatgtgataaaaaactagaaaacaaaataattattcttaCCAAATATCTATTGCACCTTAAATCCAAATTAATCTGTCCAACATTACATTTATATGCTTTTacattttagaatatatataattattttcataaataattatcattttgaatatagatattaataattacatttataaatattaataattttaaaataatttttttgaaatagtttccaaaaaaattttgaatttcaaaaaaacaaaGGGTAAAATCGTCTTTTGCTttttcatgaattttttttggtcatttttctctttgaatgctctttttgtgacaaaactttaaaatggctatttaagaaaaattatccAATTTTGTATGTATcattgttattttcttttttatttgaaaaataaataaataataatgctatatgatttagaaaataaataaattatatatttactttacaaaaaaaagatagaaaataAGTAATACAAATTCATGAAAATCTATACTAATCCAAAAAAGTTATGATCAGATTTCATAAGTcaatgtatataaaattttacaatccacataacttttaaaatttataaactcttacaaTTTACAAACTCTACCAAAATTCATTTCCAATAACCCCTCTATAATATTTATCCCACCAACCCACTTCACGCACTCGCATTTTAAAAcacaattttatattatattatacaaaGATCTCGTGTTAGCTAGCCTGCTCGATCTATAAGACTGCAACTACAAGTAAATGCATACACACACTTGTCTAGTAGCTTTCCTGGCATCGTG comes from Brassica rapa cultivar Chiifu-401-42 chromosome A02, CAAS_Brap_v3.01, whole genome shotgun sequence and encodes:
- the LOC103850539 gene encoding metacaspase-9, encoding MDPQGAVKRRLAVLVGCNYPNTKNELHGCVNDVLAMKETLLTRFGFKQEDMEVLTDEPDSKLKPTGANIKAALRRMVDKAQTGSENVLFFHYSGHGTRIPSVKPARPFKKDEAIVPCDFNLITDVDFRELVNQLPEGTSFTMISDSCHSGGLIDKEKEQIGPFSGVRSPAIETTATTITSRALPYKEVLDHLSSLTGISTSDVGTHLLELFGGDAGLKFRLPAMDLMYLLENMKAREKHVDSGILLSGCQADETSADVVSGGGKAYGAFSNAIQTVLKENGGVLRNKELVIMAREVLERLGFQQHPCLYCSDQNADATFLSQP